GACATAGAGATCGAGCAGTGCTGGGTGCAGCCTCCGGAgaagtactgcaggcagaggtgcaCGAAGGAGCACAGCTGCCCACGCCTGAACCACACGTGCTGCTGGACGTTCTGTGGGAACATCTGCTTGGACAACGAGTGAGCTgacgggcggggcgggggctgaggGCCTGAGCTTGCGCCTCTCCCACTGTTCAGACCTGAAACAGAAGCCTGCAGGCACCCACTTCGGATAAAAGAATCAGGCAACAGCCTCCTATCCCTGAACCTGGGCCGCCACTCATTGCCAAATAAACCAAGACGCTAATATGGCCGCTCCTGCTTTTCCCATCATGTTCATCCCGTTCTCTTTGCTTTCCTTAAAGCACCACCTATCAGTCTGTATTATCCCTCCTCTTTCTGAGATCCTAATTGCTGCCTTAGTTGGGCCTCTCCGCTGGCCCTGTTTTCTTAGGCCCCATCCTGGTTCCCACCTGTCTGCTCCACCAGCAAACATCTTGGGAGAAATTGCTTAAAAGTAGGTAACTCCTGATTTAGCAGAAATAGTTTCTGTGCTCCTTATCTGGAGCCTTTTGTGCTATTAAGATTGGAACTAGATTTCTCCGAGGGCCCCTGACTTTAACTATCTAACTTTTCTTTTCCAGGGAGCCTTTTAGAACAATGTTGAGACCCTCAGGGCAGGCTGGAGAATGACTGTTGGTCTTAGAAGAGCGCCCCCTGGCTTCCGGTTGGGACACTCCTTTCTCTTGAGGACCTCTGCTCCCTCCTTGACCTCTTCACCCTGAGCAGGTTTAAGGTTCTGCTAAATAAATTGATGCACCATCCTGATGGCTCTGCATTTTTCGTACTGCATACCTGTGACCTAATTTCTCTCATTACAATCCCCAACAACCCCAGCCATTGTTCCTATACGTAGGTGGGCACGGGCatccaattctgcctttccacTTAGACCTAAGCATTAGCCAGGCTGGTTAATCGTTATAGCAAGATTatagagatatttaaaaattccattgCGTTAACACAGCACGGGTCTATTTTCATTCACAATACATTTCACCAAGGGTGGTCAATAGCCAAACCTCCTTGCCATGATTCAAGGACCCTGCCTCCTTCCATCTGTAGCTctgtcacctcccagggtctccttGATTGGTTCCTATCCATCTAGCCAGTAGGTGGGAGAAAAAAGGCTTACAGATACTCACACAGAAGGATTTTAGTGGGTGAGTCTAGGAATAGAGTTCATCATTTTCAGTCTACACTTCATGGGCCATAATGTAGTCATACAGTCCCGTCATCTTACAAATGAAGCTAGGAACCATAGTCTAGCTGTATTCCCAAGAACAGAAAATGGGATTTGGTGAACTCATGGCATCTACTCATGCAAAGCCAAACTTCTCAACAAAGACCTAAGACCCTGCCTTCCATACTGCTCTGTTCAATGGAATAGGCACCTTGCCCACACACTCCTCCCCATGCTCCCTACCACAACACACCAGCAAGAAGCAGGTGCACCTTGTCATTAGAGAAAGCATTTATGTCTTCCAGGTGGGTACTGGAAGCTTCCAGAATGAACTGCTTTTACCATCCCTGGTATATTTTATTCTTGTGAGACCAGCTGCCTGGTAATTTTATCTGGGTAATGTTGCTTATATTCTGAGATTTCAGATAATGCAAGGTAGGGCTGTCCTGCCATATTTTCCCATAAATCGCACCTAAATTTCCACCATTTGTCACTGAAGATTCTATTTCAAGTGTAACTCTTCCTGTATGAGGATATTACAGAGTGCCCACTGTGCATCCAGTCTTGTGACCCTCCCCTCAGGCCAGAAGACAAGATGTTGTCACTTAGATGCATGGGTCAGAATGTCATTTGGGAATGTGATATAGCAGAGATCAAGGCCAGCCAAGGGACTGGAGCCCAATAGGAGACCAGTTAATGCCGTACAGCCCAGAGGAGTGAAAAGAAAAATGGCTCAGGGGCTCCGGGGCTCAGGTAAACACCCTTCAGGAGTGGGGCTATGTCTTGACCTTGAGGGGTAGAGAAGAGTTGGAGCTCCCTAGAatgaagatgattttttttcttatgaaaaacAGAGAGGAACAAAAGGCTACAGACCTCCAGAGGAAGGACTGGGGAAGTCAAGGCTGGGCCTCTGACTTTGATGTCATATTCCTTTCACAATTCATCTGCTGAGTGGTAGGGCAAGAATATATTCCTTGCCAATATTAGCAAAAGAGTAAttggcagggccagtgctgtggcatagtaggctaagcctccatctgcagccccagcattccatatgcacaccggcttgtgtcctggctgctcctcttctgatccagccctctgctgtggcctgggaaggcagtagaagatggcccaagtccttgggtccctgcacccatgtgggagacccagaagaagctcccagcccctggtttcagactggcccatctcctgccattgtggccatttggggagtgaaccagtggatggaagatctctttctctttctctcttctttgtgtctgtaactctgtctctcaaataaataaataaaatctctctctctctaaaaaaaaaagggtaattAGCACAAAGAAGCAGAAGAACATCAAAAGAATCACTAAGACATGGGCACGTGACAGCACTGCTCCTTTGCGGGTCGTGTAGAAACACAGAACAGGGCTACAGATTGTGTGTACTGACTGCATAGACTGAGCCCCCAGCCTTGTTGCATTTCCAAAGAAAGCAGCAGACACTTCAGGGTGATCAGCCCGGAGTGCTTATTCAGGGATCTTCACCATGTGCTCCAGAGAAGGGGGGCGTTCTCCCTAGGCACCTGCTGTAAGCAGGTTAGGGAATGGAGCTCATATGACGCTCAAGGATTTGGCTCGGGGCCAGTTTCTTCCCATGTTTTGGTTAACAACATAGATCCCTGGGGCCCTTCGAAGTCCAGGTTTGGGTTCAAGCTTGCCGAGAGACACCTGCAGGTGGCTGAGCCACAGGGCAGTCAAGGCACTCGGTGGTTTTCTGTGAGGGCACAGAAAGAATGTGGTGGGAACCCGGGGACCCTAAGTCCTGCCGTAGGCTACCGCGCGGTCGAGCACATTATGCTCAGTGCAATGCGCCAGTCACGGCAAGCCAGACTCTGCTTGCGAGAAAAATGTAGTAGGATGGCGACCGCCAAGGGTGTTAGGAAATGCTGAATGAGGAAGTGTTGTCCAATGGGTATAGCACTTCTGTCATGTGAGGTGAAAAATTTCTAGAGATCTGTTCTACACTCATACAAATATACTTATGAATAAACTGTATGGTACATTCAAAATTGTTTAGAGGGGAAATTTATGATTTTTGACAGCTATAAAATATTAGTCTTTTTCTCAAAA
The window above is part of the Oryctolagus cuniculus chromosome 11, mOryCun1.1, whole genome shotgun sequence genome. Proteins encoded here:
- the WFDC9 gene encoding protein WFDC9; its protein translation is MVLWILLLIVLTHEVMVLLPMLGGHETKSNVDDIEIEQCWVQPPEKYCRQRCTKEHSCPRLNHTCCWTFCGNICLDNEEPFRTMLRPSGQAGE